The Primulina eburnea isolate SZY01 chromosome 18, ASM2296580v1, whole genome shotgun sequence genome segment TCAGTTCTGGGATTGTGTGCATTCGGTTTGCGGACAAGAAATGAACTCGATTTCTTGTGGTAGCATTAACTGCGTTTCTAGCTATAGTGTTCTTGCCTGCACCGACGTGTTGTTGAAGAATCCGAAGACTTCCATCAAGCTATCTGAACTGGTAGGTTACCATGAATCaagttgagattttttttttttacttactAGGAGTTGGTCGCGGGAGATACTGTGCGGCAGAATGTTGAATTTTGTATTATAGAGTATTATTCTGTGGGTGAATGTTTGGTTCTTATGATTTGACGCAGGGATGGAAACAAAGGAAAGGTTGTGAGCCTAACGAGCGCAGGAAATCAAGCATTGTTTGTTATTATGGCCTGAAAAGACCGCCTTATAAACTTGTGAGATTTGCTACCCTTACTAGACTTCTTGTGTTCAAATCTTCTTGCTGGTTACAGGAAATTAGATACCTATTGAAATTGTTTATGCTTCAACAAATGATAAATGCTTCTATGTTTTTCTAATTTGATATTTCACATGAACAAATCACGGTTGGTGAGTGAATCTTGATTGTATAAGTTGGCAATGGCTTAACATTTTGTCATTCGCCACGTGTTTATAGTGGATTGCCTATCTCAGTCGTCCAGTTGATAATTTTTTCCTTACATTTTTAGGATGCTCTGGAGCCATACATGAGTCGGAGAACAATAGAGGTACACTGGGGTGCTCATCATAATGGTTATGTGGAAGCGCTTAACAAACAGCTTGAGAAGAATGGCGTACTTTATGGATGTACCATCAATGAGCTCATCAAAGTAACTTATAACAATGGCAACCCCTTACCAGAATTCAGTAATGCGGCTCAGGTCAATCAtcgatattgatttatatttcaattatttGCTTTCTCTAGCTATGACCCTAGTAAAAAGGTAAAACTTTGTAATTGTTGGTTGTGGTGTCCTCACAAGGTAAGATGCTTGCTTCCATTTTTTAACTAAAAAATGTTTATACAATTTTTATGGTGTgccatttttttttcattcaagTAAACCGTGTTTCTTCCTATCTAGTTTTATTAACCTCATAATGTTGACATATTAGGTCTGGAATCATGATTTCTTCTGGGAAACCATGGAACCTGGAGGGGGTGGCATGCCCACACTGGGCCTACTTCAGCAGATTGAGAAGGATTTTACTTCATTCGCTAATTTCAAAGAAAAGTTTGTACAAGCAGCACTAATGTTGTTTGGGTCTGGCTGGGTTTGGTTAGTCTGTAAGTCCTGTTTAGTCTTGTTGAGTTATGTTTAGATGGGATTGGTAAGGATGTCTTTGATCAAAATGTTACAAGTTGGTTGCAATtttctcatctgcaaataaaattaaACATGGGTGAAAAATAGTTGAACTTTTGGTTTCGTGTTACTATACATGGGAAATTTTCGGCCATAACAAAAGGAGAATGTTGCCTGCTAGAGTTTAATTAGATTATTGTCTCATGGCTATGatgaaatataaataaaatacgaTTTTAGCCAATTTCAGGGGAATATTTATCAGTGGGTTTTTTCGAAGTCCACAATCACATCTGCCTGTTTGCAAGGATAGTGCTTTCATACGTGTAGTTATTTGTTATATGTCCAGTTTAGAATTTGAAGCTCAAAATTTCTACTGTGTGGTGATTATGACATAAAAATGAATTGTAAATTCATCATAGAGGAAAATGGAACACAATATTTACGTGACTAAatgtaatttatttatttttcgaaCTCAAAACTCACCTCTTCTCTTTTGTACCTTTCTTGTTTGCCTTGCTGCAGTGAAGAGGGAGCAAAGATGTCTTGCAATTTTGAAAACATCAAATGCCATCAATCCTTTAGTGTGGAATGACATTGTAAGAAACATTATTATATTTCTAATTTTATATTGACCATTTCGTTCTTGGACATTTCGATTCTTACCAGTACTGCATTGATATCTCTTAACCTTGCAGCCGATCATCGGTTTGGATTTGTGGGAGGTATGAACATTGATTTCTTTTACTACACTTTTCTTCTCTACATTGCGGTATATTGATTTTATTCCCACTGGCTTTGCAGCATGCTTATTATCTGGATTTCAAGGTATACTGGTGGCATTCACGTTCTCAAAATTTGATCTCTCAACATCTCTTCCAATATAACGTGTCCTAATATATTGTTTTTGCTTTTATGATGTTATTCGAACAGAACGATAAAGCAAAGTACGTGAACACGTTCATGAATCACCTTGTATCTTGGAACGCAGCTGCAGCACGCTTGGCTCGTGCCCAAGCCTTTGTAAACTTGGGCGAACCTAAGATCCCAGTTGCATAAAACCCCCTTCCTATCTTCCTTCCCCCATCCGCCAAACCGTATCATCCATTCCCTCAACAAAATGACTTCCACATTGCTTTGTTCTCCAACTGAGACAGTAACCACAGAACGAATCATGCTAAGACAGAACGATGCTATGATATTCCACGGATCTTTAAACAGCGTCGATGGGAAAGACTATACTCCAATGACGGGCGATACTAGCTGACATAGGCTGCGAGAAGTCTGTTGTCATATAATATAGAAGAGTATGCGAAGCAAACTAAAATTGTATTTGGGTACCACAGAGCGTGCTGTTGTGTTTTGTCAAGACCGACATTGAATTGTCTTGTTAAGATATTAAGTCATTTTGTAATTCAAATAGTGTTATTGTGTTTTCTCCCCTTACTGATTTCCCTAAATTATGTAAATTAGGATGGTCAAATGCGGTAATTTATTATCCTCTCGTTGTAGTCTTATAGATCTTTGTCATCTCATCTCACGAGTCAAATATTCCAGTCGTCTCAAATATTTCCTAGGAGCCAAGTGATACAAAAATATAAGATATGTTATTTATATATATCctacaatttattatatttatattaaaatattttaaattatctcATCTTACATGTCAAGTGATAGCCTAATAGTATGTAACCATtagtttatattttaatatttgtcGTTGCAGAAACAAAATTTAATGTTGTGTCATATTTGAGTTTTCGTATCTGGGGTCATATTAATGATATATCTTCTGTATGCCCCACAAAATAAAATGCAATATTaatttgtattaatttattcAACTGGcgcattaaatatttaaaataaatataaaataaatttgaagTCTTTTAATTTATcatcatttaaataaaatagaattttttttatataatattatatttttcaacttCTTAAAATAGTATTATCGtgaattttgatatattgaatgttcataaattattatttatattaattaaaatttcaatatacatatttttttaatatattctaaaaaataattaaaatttttgcatCTAATAAATGAAAAAGTTAAGATCAAAAGCTTACCATAAAGTCAAAGTTATAACTGTTAGCCAAGatataattttatttgttaATATTTATGGCAGTGCAGAGTGCACCTACTTGTGTGCTAATGAGTCGACCTATTTGACACATGAATCTGGAGATGTACGTGTCCTTTTGTTGATGCTGTTTTATATATCTTAGATATCATTCTTATCATTTGTCTACCACCGACCTAATACCTAAAATACACATATAAATCGTTAAGATCCGACATTACTCTTTTACAGTCCATTTAGCCAATCAGATCAAGCGGCGAAAGTCAGCAGCTTGACGCACGAGAATTTCTCAGGAGGTCACTCATCCCAATACTACTCCATTCATCCTAGTTTAACCCAACATCCCTCTCCCCAAGAAGTATAGAAATATGCTCTTTGGGAGACAGAAACCCATGACTTCGTTTTGATATCAATTGTTAGGATCAAACACTTACCACTagaccaaaagctatagctgatAATCAAGACACAACTCTATTTCCTTTTACTCAGCGCAGAGTGCACTTACTTAGGTGCTAATGGGTCGAACTGTAAGGCCCATGAGTCCGAGGATGTGCGTATCAATCTGCTTGTGCTATCTTACTCTTCCTCTACCGCTTGCCCAGTCATCAGTAGAGAAAATATTACCCATTAAGATCTACCGTTGCTCTTTTATGGTCTATCTAGCCAACCAGATCAAACGACACAATGTCACAAGTTGTCCGTACGAGAACTTCTATCATAATACTACTCTCATTCATACATGTTTAACTCaacacacaaattttttttttaaaaatatttatttattgttataatttttataaacaaaataatatatgattttttagatatatattttttctgttTTTTAGTAATAATTTCACTCAATGATATAAGCATTTTTGATATAAtagttttttataataatatttaaaatttcattatattcattatattatatcaataattttaataaattttttaacatcaatacttactaattttaataattaattacataAAATAACACTAACTACATCGCACGCGTAAATTGTTAGCTTTTAtctttatatattaaaaaaataaatttctgcTATATTTAGTAAGTTCATGCCAAAACAGTTTGTTAAATAAGGAATAAAGAAGAAAAACTGTTTcctaatatatttaataaatttacgTTGAGAATAACAATAAAATTGGTTGTCTCTCTTGACTTTTCGAATCACTGTTCAAATACCTATTAgataaaaaaacttaaaatatttgatagttGATAAATAATCTGTGAAGGGAAATAATATTTCCGattttaattgatatattttgttgaatatatttccctaatattatgttttccttgttgatttgattgtgtataatatttaattatggttttgcctttctagataattatgttaagattttattgtgatatgaTTTCTTACTTGAATTTAATTTCCTATTGATAAGATTATGTGGAATATTAGGTTTTATCTTTCTAGATATTATCTTTGGGATAAATATCTTCTagatataatatttatgataatgatttacatgatatgatattattgatttgTTTCTAATAGAATTCTTGTTTACCATATCTTGTAGATTTTTTGGAAGATAAATTCTAGGAGATATGAAAGCTATATATATGATGTGATCAACGTGAAGTGATGGTGGGAAAATAGAGAGAAGATTGTAGAGAGAGACTAAGAGAAATTCATAGAGTTTTAGTGGAGGAGTTTTTTCGTGGGAAAGTTTTCGTGGTGCTCTCTCTTCCTCGGTTAATATTCACTCACTTGTGCACGTTCAGAATTTCAGAGAAAATCCTATTCAAGAGACGTGCTGCGTTTTGAAGAGTGTTGATCCCGTGTTACTCTGAGTGTTGCCAACATCTACAGACAACATCCGTAACGATGTTGACTGAAGATTACATCTAAATTGATTGTGTTTTTCGGGATCAAGTTTTGCTTTCTTGTTAACGTTTTAATATTGTTGGTAGTTTTAGAAAGCTTTattttctcaacttgttgagaaaattgatttttgtcataatcactagtgataggtttttgtgtaaacgatttggtttttctagtgattaatttttgccataaggcaccgcacaagtatttatacttgtgcatatttaatatcgtccatctatttatttcaagtcaatttgtgttataaaagttaagtttccgctgcatgtagatgttgtccgagatgtcgTAACATCTAGCACAACAcctaattctgataaaacaaaaatttaCTGTTTTTAATCTTATTCTGATATTTACATTATCCTTTGATATCTGTCGGACGAAATAAaccttacaagtggtatcagagcctactcttgatatactaagtgctgattctggtttttattttgttttgacagaaatatTTAATGGACACATCACTTGCAAACGGAGCACTTCGACCACCAGCTCCTAAACCTCCTGTCCAACAAGAGTTTCGACCAAGGAATGAAGAAAAACGCTGGTTGCAAGTGAATCATTTAGGTGTTGCCCTAGGTGTTGCCACTCCTGGCCGCAACATCTGTGAAAAATCAGTTTGTTTGAAATCCACGTCTTCTGGAAATTTCAGTgaagatgatttggaagctgaTGGTGAAGAAATCACTCTTGAGAGTGTGCAAAAGCTATATGAAGAGTTGTTTGTAGATTGGACCAAAAGAAATAAGTTGAACTCAAGTCTTATGAAGGAAAACATTGATCTAAAAGCTGTGGTTGCCAAACTTGAAGTAATCCTGAGCGAAAAGGACTTAGAACTAGGTAAGACCAAAGAAGAGCTTCAAAAGGCAACTGAAACTTTATCCAAGTTCAACTCAAGCACATCCAAGCTTGATTCCATACTCTTGATGGGAAGAGATGACAAGAAAGGTTTAGGTTTCAAAGACAGTGTGTTTGAAATAGGTGAGTGTTCAAAATCTACTGTGTTTGTGAAAGGAAAAACTGAAACATTCACACCATCTCAAACTACATCTTCAACCAAAAGCTCTCCACCAAAAAGACAACATACTACACATGTCCCTAAGAGAAGAAAACGCAGGTATGTATGTCATTATTGCTTTAAGCCtggtcatatcaggccctactgTTTTAAACTCAGGGATGATCGCATGAATCAAAAGTCGAGCCAGATGTTGCCCCGAATGTTGTCCAACACTTTCCGCAACACCTCCCACCATCGACCTACAGTAAGACAAATTTGGGTACCAAAGGTAAAAACTCACTGTAATGTTGTCTATACTTCATTGAAAACTGACACTGCAGGTCattggtactttgatagtggaagctcacgccacatgacaggttcaAGAGAACATCTCACTGATTATGTTGAACAAAAATGTGGTAGAGTAACATATGGAGGGGGGGCTAAAGGAAAAATTGTTGGAAAGGgtactttgaatgttgaaggactgccaaagctccacaatgtgcttcatgtcgaaggattaaattcaaatttgataagcataaaccaattgtgtgatgataatttgcatgtcaagtttgataaacatacttgtgaagtttttgatgaaactaacttGTGCATTATGACAGGTACAAGGTCTTCGGACAATTTCTACCAAATAGGTGAAGAgctttcatgcaaacatgcagAAGTTAGTGAACTCGacctatggcatcaaaaacttgGACATGctaatttcaaaaccatgaagAATTTGAGTAAGTACGATGCTGTACGAGGTATGCCTAACCTATCATCTAGTACACCATATGTTTGTGGAGACTGTCAAAAAGGTAAGCAAACTCACATGTCACATCACAGCAACACGTTGCCtcactttgggacaacacgtTGCCTCGAATTGCTACACATGAATCTTATGGGTCC includes the following:
- the LOC140819924 gene encoding superoxide dismutase [Fe] 3, chloroplastic; the encoded protein is MNSISCGSINCVSSYSVLACTDVLLKNPKTSIKLSELGWKQRKGCEPNERRKSSIVCYYGLKRPPYKLDALEPYMSRRTIEVHWGAHHNGYVEALNKQLEKNGVLYGCTINELIKVTYNNGNPLPEFSNAAQVWNHDFFWETMEPGGGGMPTLGLLQQIEKDFTSFANFKEKFVQAALMLFGSGWVWLVLKREQRCLAILKTSNAINPLVWNDIPIIGLDLWEHAYYLDFKNDKAKYVNTFMNHLVSWNAAAARLARAQAFVNLGEPKIPVA